In Terriglobales bacterium, the DNA window CCCGCCGCCAAGGCCGCACGCAGCAGCGCCGCGCTCTGCAGATGCGGCGCCAGCCGGCACCACAGGTAGAGCCCGCCGCCGGGCACGGAGAACTCCAGCGCGCGCGGCGGCACTTCCCGCCGCAGCGCCGCCACCAGGGTGTCGCGCCGGCGGTGGTGCTCCACCCGCAGCTTCCTCAGGTGCTCGTCGAAGACGCCGCTGCGCAGCATCTCCGCCACCACCAACTGCCCCAGGCCCTCGGTGAAATGGTCGAGGGTGACCTTGGTCTCCGCCAGTTGCCCCACG includes these proteins:
- a CDS encoding aminotransferase class I/II-fold pyridoxal phosphate-dependent enzyme produces the protein VGQLAETKVTLDHFTEGLGQLVVAEMLRSGVFDEHLRKLRVEHHRRRDTLVAALRREVPPRALEFSVPGGGLYLWCRLAPHLQSAALLRAALAAGVVFASGELFYPDASGGRELRLCYSALPVDKIEEGVRRLARSLESAELRRPAPLRQTVPMV